The Bacillus carboniphilus genome contains a region encoding:
- the pflA gene encoding pyruvate formate-lyase-activating protein, which yields MKTRIHSIETCGTVDGPGLRYIVFTQGCLLRCQYCHNPDTWNVRGGRDITVSEIINDLKEYLPFLKASGGGITVSGGEPLLHVPFLIELFKECKKLGVHTTIDSSGGCFHNHPAFIQPLEELLKYTDLVLLDLKLIDEKRHKKLTGMTNRHILDFAQYLSDKDIPVWIRHVLVPGVTDREDDLAWLADFIKTLNNVKKVEVLPYHQLGMYKWEALGLKYELSHVDPPNDEQVKHAYDVLMGKKVLV from the coding sequence ATGAAAACTCGTATTCATTCAATTGAAACTTGTGGTACTGTTGATGGTCCTGGCCTACGTTATATAGTATTCACACAAGGATGCCTATTACGTTGCCAATATTGCCATAACCCTGATACATGGAACGTACGTGGAGGAAGAGACATCACCGTTTCGGAAATTATCAACGATTTAAAAGAATATCTCCCTTTTTTAAAAGCGTCAGGTGGTGGGATCACGGTTAGTGGCGGGGAACCGTTATTACATGTTCCATTCCTCATCGAGCTATTTAAAGAATGCAAAAAACTAGGTGTTCACACAACCATTGATAGCTCTGGAGGATGCTTTCACAATCACCCAGCCTTTATTCAACCTTTAGAAGAACTTTTAAAATATACAGACCTAGTTTTATTAGATTTAAAATTGATCGATGAAAAACGTCATAAAAAGCTTACAGGTATGACGAATCGTCACATTTTAGACTTTGCCCAATATCTATCCGATAAGGATATTCCAGTTTGGATTCGTCATGTCCTTGTTCCAGGAGTAACAGACCGTGAAGATGACCTAGCTTGGTTAGCAGATTTTATAAAGACCTTAAACAATGTCAAAAAAGTAGAAGTACTCCCATATCACCAATTAGGTATGTACAAATGGGAAGCTCTCGGCTTAAAATATGAACTTTCACATGTCGATCCTCCGAATGATGAGCAAGTCAAACATGCGTATGATGTCTTAATGGGAAAAAAGGTTTTAGTATGA
- the pflB gene encoding formate C-acetyltransferase: MEQWRSFKEGKWTTEVNVRDFIINNVKRYEGDESFLAGPTDATLSLWDQVMELTKQERENGGVLDMDTKIVSTITSHGPGYLNKELETVVGFQTDKPFKRSMQPFGGIRMADTACTSYGFELDEEVKKVFTEYRKTHNQGVFDAYTPEMKLARKAGIITGLPDAYGRGRIIGDYRRVALYGVDFLIEERKQILNETVSSTMDEDIIRLREELSEQTRALQELKQLAAAYGFDISKPAINAKEAFQWLYFGYLAAIKEQNGAAMSLGRVSSFLDIYIDRDIEEGNLTEQDAQELVDHFVMKLRLVKFARTPEYNELFSGDPTWVTESIGGVDLNGRSLVTKNSFRFLHTLDNLGPSPEPNLTVLWSTKLPDQFKKYCARMSIKTSSIQYENDDMMREKYGDDYGIACCVSAMAIGKQMQFFGARANLAKALLYAINGGMDEKLKMQVAPPFAPITTEYLSFEDVMARYDHMLDWLASLYINTLNVIHYMHDKYSYERIEMALHDRDILRTMAAGIAGLSVVADSLSAIKHAKVRTIRDENGLVVDYEIEGDFPKYGNNDSRVDDLAVDLTERFMKKLKQHKTYRNSEHTMSILTITSNVVYGKKTGNTPDGRKAGEPFAPGANPLHGRDQKGALASLSSVSKIPYEYSLDGVSNTFSIVPKALGREEDTQDMNLVAILDGYVEKKGHHLNINVFNRETLMDAMEHPEKYPQLTIRVSGYAVNFIKLTREQQIDVINRTFHETM, from the coding sequence ATGGAACAATGGAGAAGCTTTAAAGAAGGTAAATGGACAACAGAAGTGAACGTGAGAGATTTCATCATAAACAATGTTAAACGTTATGAAGGAGATGAGTCCTTTTTAGCTGGCCCTACCGATGCAACTTTATCATTGTGGGATCAAGTAATGGAGTTAACGAAGCAAGAAAGAGAAAACGGCGGCGTCCTCGATATGGATACTAAGATTGTCTCTACCATTACTTCTCATGGACCTGGTTATTTAAATAAAGAATTAGAAACCGTAGTAGGTTTTCAAACAGATAAACCATTTAAACGTTCAATGCAACCATTCGGTGGTATTCGTATGGCAGACACTGCTTGTACGTCTTATGGATTTGAATTGGATGAAGAAGTAAAGAAAGTCTTTACTGAATACCGAAAAACTCATAACCAAGGTGTTTTTGATGCGTACACACCTGAAATGAAATTAGCTCGTAAAGCAGGTATTATTACAGGGTTACCGGATGCATACGGTCGTGGAAGAATCATTGGTGATTATCGTCGCGTTGCTTTATATGGAGTAGATTTCTTAATTGAAGAAAGAAAACAAATTTTAAATGAAACGGTAAGTAGCACAATGGATGAAGACATCATTCGTTTAAGAGAAGAATTAAGTGAGCAAACTCGAGCGCTACAAGAATTAAAACAGCTTGCTGCAGCCTATGGATTTGATATTTCAAAACCTGCTATTAACGCGAAAGAAGCATTTCAATGGCTTTACTTCGGTTATTTAGCTGCAATCAAGGAACAAAATGGGGCAGCCATGAGTTTAGGCAGAGTTTCAAGTTTCTTGGACATTTACATTGATCGTGATATTGAAGAAGGTAATCTAACAGAGCAAGACGCTCAAGAACTTGTCGATCATTTTGTCATGAAGCTCCGTCTAGTCAAGTTTGCTCGTACACCTGAATATAATGAATTATTTAGTGGTGATCCAACATGGGTTACAGAGTCTATCGGTGGTGTTGACTTAAATGGCCGTTCTCTAGTTACGAAAAACTCATTCCGTTTCTTACACACGCTTGATAACTTAGGTCCATCACCTGAACCAAACTTAACCGTGTTATGGTCTACAAAATTACCAGATCAATTTAAGAAATATTGTGCAAGAATGTCAATTAAAACAAGTTCAATACAATATGAAAATGATGATATGATGCGTGAAAAATACGGTGACGACTATGGAATTGCTTGTTGTGTGAGTGCTATGGCGATTGGTAAGCAGATGCAATTCTTTGGGGCAAGAGCAAACTTAGCGAAAGCTTTATTATACGCAATTAACGGTGGAATGGATGAAAAGTTAAAAATGCAAGTCGCACCTCCTTTTGCACCTATAACAACGGAGTATTTATCGTTTGAAGATGTAATGGCACGTTACGACCATATGCTTGATTGGTTAGCAAGTTTATATATTAATACATTAAATGTGATTCATTACATGCACGATAAATATAGCTATGAAAGAATCGAAATGGCGCTTCACGATCGTGATATTTTACGGACAATGGCCGCTGGAATCGCTGGATTATCCGTTGTCGCTGACTCTTTAAGCGCGATAAAACACGCAAAAGTTCGTACAATTCGTGACGAAAACGGTCTTGTTGTTGACTATGAAATTGAAGGTGATTTTCCTAAATACGGTAACAACGATTCAAGAGTAGATGACCTTGCTGTCGATTTAACTGAACGTTTCATGAAAAAGCTAAAACAACATAAAACATACCGTAATTCAGAACACACCATGTCAATCTTAACGATCACATCTAATGTAGTTTATGGTAAGAAAACAGGAAATACACCTGATGGAAGAAAAGCAGGCGAACCATTTGCTCCAGGGGCGAACCCATTACATGGACGCGATCAAAAAGGAGCACTTGCATCGCTAAGTTCTGTCTCAAAAATTCCTTATGAGTATTCTTTAGACGGTGTATCAAATACATTCTCTATCGTACCGAAAGCACTTGGTCGTGAAGAGGATACACAAGATATGAATCTCGTTGCGATTCTTGATGGATATGTTGAAAAAAAAGGGCATCACTTAAACATCAACGTATTCAATCGTGAAACATTGATGGATGCTATGGAGCACCCAGAAAAGTATCCACAGTTAACCATTCGAGTTTCTGGTTACGCGGTTAACTTTATTAAACTTACACGCGAACAACAAATTGACGTGATTAACCGTACATTCCACGAAACAATGTAA
- a CDS encoding MarR family winged helix-turn-helix transcriptional regulator — MDSIGKWISTIHRYNHIYISRQFETLDIGIGKGQMMFLLFLYKNDGVTQDYISKKLYIDKATVTRAIQKLESEGFVKRTVSPDDRRQNLVYLTKKARKVEKDILNVLRDVNDVMSENFTEQEKDQIICLLKKMVNNMVTEIQEKGVEKSAE; from the coding sequence ATGGACTCAATTGGTAAATGGATATCGACAATCCATCGCTATAATCATATTTATATTTCTAGACAATTTGAAACCTTAGATATCGGTATTGGTAAAGGGCAAATGATGTTTTTGCTTTTTTTATATAAAAATGATGGGGTAACTCAAGACTATATATCAAAAAAATTGTACATTGATAAAGCTACCGTTACTCGTGCTATTCAAAAACTTGAATCTGAAGGTTTTGTGAAGAGAACGGTATCTCCGGATGACAGACGACAAAACTTAGTGTATTTGACGAAAAAAGCTCGAAAAGTGGAGAAAGATATATTAAATGTATTAAGAGATGTAAATGACGTGATGTCGGAAAACTTTACCGAACAAGAAAAAGATCAGATCATTTGTTTATTAAAAAAGATGGTAAATAATATGGTTACAGAAATCCAAGAGAAGGGAGTGGAAAAAAGTGCAGAGTGA
- a CDS encoding MATE family efflux transporter, which translates to MQSELSKKLGTENISKLMVNLSLPAFIGMMVMALYNVVDTIFIARGVGTLGVAGLTIAFPIQMIMGAFALAMGVGGAAVVSIRLGEKQDDKANEVFGHIVWLVIFFSLLLVIIALLFLEPLLRIFGATEVLLPYASDYLSILLLGSIFLSFAMATNNVVRAEGNAKMAMSTMLVSSVINIILDPIFIFGLDMGISGAATATIISQACAAIWIFTYFMSGKSSVSFTWIGFMPKLSIVKEIVAIGSSTFVRQIAASVSIVAINWMVLLYGSETQIAIYGIINRILMFGLMPMFGIVQGMQPIVGYNYGAKQYSRVGHAAKLSFMVATTMSIVIWIIALTFAEPLISIFTTDQQVINQGAETLRLMFLLAPVIGFQMVSGGLYQALGKAKISFVLSIARQLLFLIPIVLVLPHFIGVIGVWLAFPISDFFAFLLSLFIITKDRKMLFRTDDLKDTSPSLRTS; encoded by the coding sequence GTGCAGAGTGAATTAAGTAAAAAATTAGGGACTGAAAATATATCAAAGCTAATGGTTAATTTATCCCTTCCTGCTTTTATAGGAATGATGGTTATGGCTTTATATAATGTCGTTGATACAATCTTTATTGCTCGAGGTGTAGGAACTTTAGGGGTAGCTGGATTAACCATTGCCTTTCCTATTCAGATGATTATGGGAGCCTTTGCTTTGGCTATGGGTGTAGGTGGTGCTGCTGTTGTTTCCATTCGTTTAGGAGAAAAGCAAGATGATAAAGCCAACGAAGTGTTTGGACATATTGTTTGGCTCGTTATTTTCTTTAGTTTGTTATTAGTCATTATTGCACTTTTATTTTTAGAACCGCTATTACGAATATTTGGAGCAACAGAAGTATTACTACCTTATGCAAGTGATTACCTATCCATTCTCCTACTAGGTTCGATCTTTTTATCCTTTGCGATGGCGACCAATAATGTTGTTCGTGCAGAAGGAAATGCAAAAATGGCTATGTCCACCATGCTTGTTTCTTCTGTAATTAATATCATTCTTGATCCTATCTTTATTTTTGGTTTGGATATGGGGATTAGTGGAGCGGCTACTGCGACAATTATTTCACAAGCATGTGCAGCCATTTGGATTTTTACTTATTTCATGAGTGGCAAAAGTTCTGTTAGCTTTACATGGATTGGGTTTATGCCGAAACTCTCCATTGTGAAAGAAATAGTGGCCATTGGTTCGTCCACTTTTGTCAGACAAATTGCGGCGAGTGTTTCAATTGTAGCTATTAACTGGATGGTTCTTTTATACGGAAGCGAGACACAAATTGCAATATATGGAATCATTAATCGTATTTTAATGTTTGGATTAATGCCGATGTTTGGCATAGTTCAAGGGATGCAACCTATTGTTGGATATAACTATGGTGCGAAGCAATATAGTCGTGTAGGGCATGCGGCAAAGCTTAGCTTTATGGTGGCTACTACGATGTCTATTGTTATTTGGATTATCGCTTTAACGTTTGCCGAGCCTTTGATTTCAATATTTACTACCGATCAACAGGTAATCAACCAAGGAGCTGAGACGTTAAGGTTGATGTTCTTACTTGCGCCGGTGATTGGTTTTCAAATGGTGTCTGGCGGATTATATCAGGCACTAGGTAAAGCAAAAATCTCGTTTGTTTTATCAATTGCTAGACAATTGTTATTTTTAATTCCAATTGTATTAGTGTTACCCCATTTTATCGGAGTAATAGGGGTTTGGCTCGCCTTTCCAATTTCTGATTTCTTTGCCTTTCTATTGTCATTGTTCATTATCACAAAGGATAGAAAAATGCTCTTTAGAACTGATGATTTGAAGGATACATCCCCTAGCTTGAGAACGTCCTAA
- a CDS encoding lmo0954 family membrane protein encodes MKKVGLLIIGGIATFVLVGSIGPLISLAISLVILYFVTKEFLKTNSMTVKVALFIIGLVLVSITLSNFPALVGVFVAYVLYVIYKKWNEEKLDHHSNETNDPFTNFEKQWAELNK; translated from the coding sequence ATGAAAAAAGTTGGTCTTCTCATAATAGGTGGAATCGCTACTTTTGTTTTAGTTGGTTCTATTGGACCATTAATTAGTTTAGCAATCAGTTTAGTGATTCTTTACTTTGTGACAAAAGAGTTTTTAAAAACGAACTCAATGACAGTGAAAGTAGCTTTATTTATTATCGGGCTTGTGCTAGTCAGTATAACTCTTTCTAATTTTCCAGCTTTAGTTGGCGTGTTTGTTGCCTATGTTTTATATGTTATATATAAAAAATGGAATGAAGAGAAATTAGATCATCATTCGAATGAAACAAATGATCCTTTCACAAACTTTGAAAAACAATGGGCAGAATTAAATAAATAA
- a CDS encoding PspA/IM30 family protein has protein sequence MTNILTRIKNSISADINELLDEKEQKNPIATLNQYLRECEQEVLKVRNLVERQNRLKEEFYKELQEAKYLFGKRERQSEVAKAAGETDLYEYAIKEKLELEHRTESLERSYENALMQLKELEEKYQDMNAKLKDMKMRRMELMGKENYVRANRRMDRMMDDQQMFKSLDRFSEMEYYIEGLGRQMNEKYDQHQNDIRLEQLEKKMEQVEK, from the coding sequence ATGACGAACATATTGACCCGTATAAAAAATTCAATTTCAGCTGATATAAATGAATTGTTAGATGAAAAGGAACAAAAAAATCCGATTGCAACACTTAATCAATATTTGAGAGAGTGTGAACAGGAAGTATTAAAAGTAAGAAACTTGGTCGAAAGACAGAATCGATTAAAAGAGGAATTTTATAAAGAGTTACAAGAAGCAAAGTATTTATTTGGAAAAAGAGAACGACAGTCAGAAGTAGCTAAAGCAGCTGGTGAAACAGACCTTTATGAATATGCGATTAAAGAGAAGCTTGAGTTAGAACATAGGACAGAATCATTAGAACGCTCATATGAAAATGCATTAATGCAGCTAAAAGAGTTGGAAGAAAAGTATCAAGACATGAACGCAAAGTTAAAAGATATGAAAATGAGAAGAATGGAACTAATGGGAAAAGAAAACTACGTTCGAGCAAACAGACGTATGGATCGTATGATGGATGACCAACAAATGTTTAAATCATTGGATCGCTTCAGCGAGATGGAATATTATATAGAAGGTTTAGGAAGGCAAATGAACGAAAAGTATGATCAACACCAGAATGACATTCGTCTAGAGCAACTAGAAAAAAAGATGGAACAGGTTGAAAAGTAA
- the liaF gene encoding cell wall-active antibiotics response protein LiaF: MGPKFSTNAVNWFILTGLLFIFVDQLFFDQIPIFFLLVVSAFIYYGRKNYQKTRGRSLFWIGIIFIIILILSTDLFMIAGIIIIIYIIIQYSQRNSEPKIMDINRFKESKIDSMLFHKVRTKNLYEWTDVNIQAGIGDTEINVSNTVLPRGESIIFIRNIIGNIKIYVPYDVEVHINSSIVFGGLSIFEEQAQQLMNETIIYATEDYADATRKLKIVTSIIIGDVEVKRI; this comes from the coding sequence ATGGGACCAAAGTTTTCGACAAATGCAGTCAACTGGTTTATCTTAACAGGATTACTATTCATATTTGTTGACCAGTTGTTTTTTGATCAAATCCCGATCTTTTTTTTACTTGTGGTTTCTGCTTTTATTTATTATGGACGTAAAAACTATCAAAAGACTAGAGGAAGATCACTATTTTGGATAGGGATCATATTCATTATTATTTTGATCCTTAGCACGGATCTGTTTATGATTGCGGGAATCATCATTATCATTTACATCATTATTCAATATTCACAAAGGAACAGTGAACCGAAAATAATGGATATTAATCGTTTTAAAGAATCGAAAATCGACTCCATGTTATTTCATAAAGTGAGGACGAAGAATTTATATGAATGGACAGATGTGAATATACAGGCTGGAATTGGAGATACAGAAATAAACGTTAGTAATACGGTTTTGCCAAGAGGCGAATCCATTATTTTTATTAGAAACATAATTGGGAACATCAAGATTTACGTTCCTTACGATGTCGAAGTTCATATCAATAGTTCGATTGTTTTTGGAGGGCTTAGTATTTTTGAGGAACAAGCTCAACAGCTAATGAATGAAACAATCATTTATGCGACGGAGGACTATGCAGATGCTACAAGGAAATTAAAAATTGTTACTTCCATTATCATCGGTGATGTGGAGGTAAAGAGGATATGA
- a CDS encoding sensor histidine kinase, producing the protein MNLIQRYLFIMFTIIFVITIVVGVSFYKVFLPDHFLVLWERKVFTLPFIVFLFLMIMIVGFVFSIPIMFHLKNELRNVDFSLEKLHHGSYKKHEKYSVIPEIKRIQLKLDDFQSYVMEQTKRSQKLVNEMVEIQEKRVQKVVEEERQRLARELHDSVSQQLFAASMLMSALNESNPGDNQKQMKMVEKMIHQSQLEMRALLLHLRPVALKGKSLSEGVEELLNELKQKVTISIEWKVENVEIDLGIEDHLFRILQEAVSNTLRHAQAQSLDVFLMERSGVLILKVIDDGVGFDVQEQKTSSYGLGNIHERALEIGGSFKIVSLLGKGTTVEVKVPIFSKKEGSEK; encoded by the coding sequence ATGAACCTAATTCAACGTTATTTATTCATAATGTTTACGATAATTTTTGTTATCACGATTGTTGTTGGGGTTAGTTTTTACAAAGTTTTTCTTCCTGATCATTTTTTGGTTCTTTGGGAACGAAAAGTGTTTACGCTTCCCTTTATCGTTTTTTTGTTTTTAATGATTATGATCGTAGGATTTGTTTTTTCCATTCCTATTATGTTTCATCTAAAAAATGAATTGCGAAACGTGGATTTTTCCCTGGAGAAACTTCATCATGGTTCTTATAAAAAGCATGAAAAGTATAGTGTTATTCCTGAGATAAAAAGAATTCAATTAAAATTAGATGACTTTCAATCTTATGTTATGGAACAGACAAAGCGTTCACAAAAACTTGTCAACGAAATGGTCGAAATACAGGAGAAAAGAGTTCAAAAAGTAGTAGAGGAAGAAAGACAAAGGTTAGCAAGAGAACTGCATGATTCAGTTAGCCAACAGCTTTTTGCAGCATCGATGTTAATGTCTGCATTGAATGAATCAAATCCAGGTGATAACCAAAAACAAATGAAAATGGTAGAAAAGATGATTCACCAATCTCAACTGGAAATGAGAGCCCTCCTGTTACACTTGAGACCTGTTGCTTTAAAGGGAAAGTCACTATCTGAAGGTGTTGAAGAGTTACTAAATGAATTAAAACAAAAAGTAACGATATCCATTGAATGGAAAGTGGAAAATGTTGAAATAGATTTAGGAATTGAAGATCATTTGTTTCGCATTTTACAGGAAGCTGTTTCGAATACTCTTAGGCATGCTCAGGCACAATCATTGGATGTTTTCTTAATGGAGCGGTCAGGTGTTTTAATATTAAAAGTAATAGATGATGGAGTAGGATTTGATGTACAAGAGCAAAAAACGTCTTCATATGGTTTAGGGAATATACATGAACGAGCTTTAGAAATTGGTGGTTCCTTCAAGATCGTTAGCCTACTAGGTAAAGGAACTACTGTTGAGGTGAAAGTACCCATTTTCTCAAAAAAGGAGGGCTCTGAGAAATGA
- a CDS encoding response regulator transcription factor produces MIKVLLIDDHEMVRIGVSAYLSSQSDIEVVGEASNGKQGVLLALDLKPDIILMDLVMDEMDGIEATKQIITQWPEAKIIIITSFLDDDKVYPAIEAGAVSYLLKTSKANRIADAIRKTFQGETVLEPEVTGKVMKKMRNPKKTFLYEDLTEREMEVLLLMTKGKTNQEIADELFIALKTVKAHVSNILSKLQVHDRTQAVIYAFKHGLTD; encoded by the coding sequence ATGATTAAAGTTCTACTCATTGATGATCATGAAATGGTGCGCATTGGCGTATCCGCTTATTTATCATCTCAATCTGATATTGAAGTAGTGGGAGAAGCTTCAAATGGAAAGCAAGGCGTATTGCTTGCACTTGACTTAAAACCAGATATTATTTTAATGGATTTAGTCATGGATGAAATGGATGGAATAGAAGCGACAAAGCAAATTATCACTCAATGGCCGGAAGCGAAAATCATTATTATAACAAGTTTTTTAGATGATGATAAAGTGTACCCGGCTATAGAAGCAGGTGCCGTTAGTTATTTGTTGAAAACGTCCAAAGCGAATAGGATTGCCGATGCTATTAGGAAAACATTTCAAGGAGAAACCGTTCTTGAGCCAGAGGTAACGGGGAAAGTAATGAAAAAAATGAGAAATCCGAAAAAAACTTTTCTTTATGAAGACTTAACAGAAAGAGAAATGGAAGTCCTTCTATTAATGACGAAAGGTAAAACGAATCAAGAAATAGCCGATGAATTATTTATTGCCTTAAAAACAGTGAAGGCGCACGTTAGTAACATTTTGAGTAAATTGCAAGTTCACGACCGAACGCAAGCGGTTATTTATGCTTTTAAACATGGATTAACAGACTAG
- a CDS encoding nitric oxide synthase oxygenase has protein sequence MKEKLWHEASSFIQTCYQELGKSIEQTENRLREIKKQIDTSCFYEHTEEELSHGAKMAWRNSNRCIGRFFWDKLHVVDQRNLNTVEDIKEALFHHIEYATNKGNIRPTITIFKPKKSLNNQVRIWNHQLIRYAGYETEHGILGDSSSISFTNACEKLGWKGNGTHFDVLPLVIQLNNEDPVWVPIPESLIVEVPITHPFIEGFQDLHLKWYAVPMIADMKLEIGGIDYIASPFNGWYMETEIGARNLADTTRYNMLPKVASIMEIDTRLNTHLWKDRALIELNTAVMHSYKQAGVSIVDHHTAANQFKRFEKNEESSGRKVTGDWVWLIPPVSPATTHIFHKQYSNVDVKPNYYYQEKPY, from the coding sequence ATGAAAGAAAAATTGTGGCATGAAGCTTCATCATTTATACAAACGTGTTATCAAGAGTTAGGCAAATCAATAGAACAAACAGAAAATCGTCTTAGAGAAATAAAAAAGCAAATCGACACTTCTTGCTTTTATGAACATACGGAAGAAGAACTGAGTCACGGTGCTAAAATGGCTTGGCGAAATAGTAATCGCTGTATTGGAAGATTCTTTTGGGACAAGCTTCATGTCGTTGATCAACGAAACCTAAATACGGTTGAAGACATAAAAGAGGCCCTTTTTCACCACATTGAATATGCTACGAACAAAGGAAATATTCGTCCGACAATTACCATTTTTAAGCCCAAAAAAAGTCTTAATAATCAAGTGAGAATTTGGAATCATCAACTCATTCGTTATGCAGGTTATGAAACAGAGCATGGAATTTTAGGTGATTCTTCTTCAATTTCTTTTACAAATGCATGTGAAAAACTAGGGTGGAAAGGCAATGGAACTCATTTCGATGTCTTACCCTTAGTCATTCAGTTAAATAATGAAGATCCAGTTTGGGTTCCTATACCTGAATCATTGATAGTAGAGGTACCTATTACACATCCCTTTATTGAAGGATTTCAAGACTTACACCTTAAATGGTATGCAGTACCAATGATAGCCGATATGAAGTTAGAAATAGGTGGGATTGACTATATTGCATCTCCTTTTAATGGTTGGTACATGGAAACGGAAATTGGAGCGAGAAATTTAGCGGATACAACTAGATATAATATGCTACCTAAAGTAGCTTCTATAATGGAAATTGATACACGTCTAAACACACACTTGTGGAAAGATCGAGCGCTAATTGAGTTAAACACGGCTGTTATGCATTCTTATAAGCAAGCAGGGGTAAGTATTGTGGATCATCATACAGCAGCCAATCAATTTAAACGGTTTGAGAAAAATGAAGAATCAAGTGGTCGAAAGGTAACAGGTGATTGGGTTTGGCTTATTCCTCCTGTATCACCAGCAACGACGCATATTTTTCATAAACAATATAGTAATGTGGATGTGAAACCTAATTATTATTATCAAGAAAAGCCATACTGA
- a CDS encoding CAP domain-containing protein translates to MLLCLWNGMVYGQTYDNYTVQKGDSLWIISLKYQIGLDEIIAANPEIKNPALIYPNQKVLVPLKTETKAIEEEVVELTNAQRQKVGLTSYQHDWELQRTARYKSCDMRDNGYFSHQSPVYGSPFEMMSSFGISYQTAGENIAKGQTSAQQVVNSWMNSSGHRANILSQKFTHIGVGYCSSSQGGYWTQMFIAK, encoded by the coding sequence GTGCTGCTTTGTTTATGGAATGGAATGGTTTATGGTCAAACTTATGATAACTATACTGTCCAAAAAGGAGATAGTTTATGGATTATTTCATTGAAATACCAGATCGGGTTAGACGAGATTATCGCTGCAAATCCGGAAATTAAAAACCCTGCTCTGATATATCCTAATCAAAAGGTGTTAGTTCCTTTGAAGACAGAAACAAAAGCGATAGAAGAGGAGGTAGTTGAATTAACAAATGCTCAGCGACAAAAAGTTGGGTTAACGAGTTATCAGCATGATTGGGAGTTGCAAAGAACAGCTCGATATAAATCTTGTGACATGAGAGATAATGGTTATTTTTCTCATCAATCTCCTGTATATGGTAGTCCATTTGAAATGATGAGTTCCTTTGGTATTTCTTATCAAACAGCAGGAGAAAATATTGCCAAGGGACAAACTTCCGCTCAACAAGTAGTGAATTCGTGGATGAACAGTAGCGGTCATAGGGCGAACATTTTAAGCCAGAAATTTACTCATATTGGGGTAGGGTATTGTAGCTCTAGTCAAGGTGGATATTGGACTCAAATGTTTATCGCTAAATAA